Genomic DNA from Streptomyces sp. NBC_01571:
TCCAGACGGTGTTCAACCCGAGCGACCCGCACCCCGTCCCGGTCACCACGGACCATGTGTACGGGGTGGTCTCCCTGGTGTTCTGGTCGGTGATGGTCATCGTCACGGTCACGTACGTGCTGCTGGCGATGCGCGCCGACAACGACGGCGAGGGCGGCATCATGGCGCTGATCACCCAGCTGCGGCGGTGGAGTTCGCAACGTGGGCGGCAGGCCGCCGCCGTACTCGCCGCGCTGGGCATCTTCGGTGCCTCGCTGTTCTTCGGTGACAGCATGATCACCCCGGCGATCTCGGTGCTCTCCGCGGTCGAAGGGCTCAAGGTCGTCGAGCCGTCGCTGGGCAGCGCGGTCGTGCCCATCACCGCGGTGATCATCATCATGCTGTTCTTGGTGCAGCGCCGGGGAACCGCCGCGGTGGGCCGGGTGTTCGGGCCGGTCATGATCGTCTGGTTCGTCGCCATCGGCGCGTGCGGCGTCGCCGGCATCGCCGACCACCCGGACATCCTCAAGGCGCTGTCACCGACGTACGCGCTGGGCTTCCTCTTCGGGCACTGGGGCACGGCCTTCTTCGCGCTGGCCGCGATCGTGCTCGCGGTCACCGGCGCCGAGGCGCTCTACGCGGACATGGGGCACTTCGGCCGCCGGGCGATCACCCGAGGCTGGATGTTCCTCGTACTGCCCGCCTGTGTCCTGAGCTACATGGGTCAGGGCGCGCTGATCCTCGACGATCCGGACAACATCAGCAGTCCGTTCTTCCTGCTCGTGCCCGACTGGGGCCGCTGGCCGATGGTCGTCCTGGCGACGGCGGCGACCGTGATCGCCTCCCAGGCCGTGATCACCGGCGCGTACTCGGTCGCCTCCCAGGCGGCCCAGCTCGGCTACCTGCCGAGGCTGCGCATCGCACACACCTCCGAATCCACCATCGGCCAGATCTACGTCCCCTGGATCAACTGGCTCCTGATGGTCTCGGTACTCACCCTGGTCTTCGCCTTCCGCAGCTCCGCGGCGCTGGCCTACGCGTTCGGCATGGCGGTCACCGGCACCATCACCATCACCACCCTGCTCTTCTTCTATGTCGCCCGCGCCAAGTGGGGTACGCCCCGGTGGCTGCTCGCCATCGGCGCCGGCGTGCTGCTGTCCGTGGACCTGCTGTTCATGGCGGCCAACATGACCAAGATCGTCCACGGAGCGTGGCTGCCGCTGCTCATCGCCCTCACCGCGTTCACGGTCATGACGACCTGGCAACGGGGCCGCGAACTCGTCACCGCGGAACGAGCACGCCAGGAAGGGCCGCTGCCCGAGTTCATCGACCACCTCCGCGCAGGGCGGATGGAGACGCTCCGGGCGCCCGGCACGGCCGTCTTCCTGAACCGGGGCAAGGAGACCGCGCCCCTGGCCATGCGAGCCAACGTCGAGCACAACCATGTACGGCACGAGCATGTCGTGATCCTGTCCATCGGGACCGAGCCCGTGCCCCGCGTTCCGGCCGACCAGCGGATCGCCATCGACGACCTCGGGTATGCCGACGACGGGATCATCCACGTCACCGCCCGGTTCGGCTACATGGAGACACCGGACGTGCCCGCCACGCTGGCTCTGCTCGACCCGGCCGAAACCGAAGGGCCGCTGCAACTCGACCAGGTGTCCTACTTCCTGTCGAAGATCGAGCTCCGGCGCGGCAAGGCCCCGACGATGGCGCCCTGGCGCAAGCGGCTGTTCATCGCCACCTCCTACATCTCGGCCGATGCCGCCGAGTACTTCGGCCTTCCCCGCGACCGCACGGTCATCATGGGCTCGCACGTCGAGGTGTGAGAGGGAGCTCGGACGGCTCGGCGCATCAGGAGGTCACCGTGCGGTGGGCTCGCACCGCCGGCGTCAAAGGATGTTCGTGCGCCGGGCGTTGACGTGGTGGCGGCCGCGGGGGCACCGGGCGTCACTCCTGTATCAGGCCGGCTCTCGAAACGCTGCCCATCGCGTCGGGGAGGAACGCCCTGGCCACGAGACCAGAGACTCAGTGAGCCCCAGGAGACCTCATGGGATGTCGCACACCCCTGCGTCCGGTGCAGAGGTTCACGATGCCGGAGGAGGCGCCCCGTCGGCCTGGCGGCACAGCTGACGACTCTGCCCGGGACGGGGCGGGGCACGTCGTGACCGCCCCTGCCGCCCGGTGGTCAGCCTTGCCGAATGAGCTGTTCCAGTCTCTCGGTGACGTGGTCCTCGCCGTAGCCGAACCGCGTGCCGAGTGCCCGGTAGTGGCTGTACTGCTCCTGGGTGAGGGACGGGGTCACAATGGCGAGCAACCGCAGCAACAGCCGGAATCCGAGGTCGGCATCAACGTCGGTGACGACCTCCTCGACGGCCTCCAGCGACTCGGCGACCGCTCCGGACGCCAGTGCGACGTGGCCGCTGTCGGCAACGCCTCGGCCGACCGGGACTGCCGATGCGCGGATCTCCGCGACGACGGCCGTACGTAGTTCCTCCTCGTTGAGGTTCGGCCGGGCATACCAGTGTCCGGGGGCGTGTCTGCGCTCGAGTTGCGGCCAGCGCTCGGCGAGCCGGCGCAGCCAGCCCCGGACGCCCGACTCGCACGCCGCCGGATCGAAGCGCCCGTGCGCGGCGGCGAGCCACGCCGTGCGGACGATGTCGTCCGGCAACGGAGAGTCCAGGAGACAGCGCACGTCGACGCCCAGCTCGACCGCGCCCTCGCCCTCGGTGGCAGCGGCGACCTCGGACGCGAGACGCAGTGCCTGTGCCTCGTCGGGGGATCCGGCCGTCACGGACAGCCTTTCGGCGAGTGCGCTGAGGCCGAAGTCGCCCTCGTAGAGAATGCCGTACTGCTCACGCTGCCTCGCCATGGTGAGTTGCCCTGCCTTCGAAATACGTCGGCGGGTGGGCCCGTCCTGTTGCCGGCACGGGCCCACCCGCGGGTTGGAAAGTCAGCCGTTCACACCGTGTGTCTGGGTGCCTGTCGGGCTCCCCTTGCATGGAGGGCATCCAGCTCCTTGCGCGCCGCGTCCCGGTCCGCCTCGTACTAGCCGGCGAGCGGGGTCTTCTCCCAGCACTCGCGGTCGGCGAGCGTATGAAGCTGGCCGGGGGGCTGGTTCAGGCCGTCCTGCGCGGTCGTGGCCATGGACGGGCCGCCCAGCCGCAGCACATCGGCCATGAGGCACTGGTACTGACTCAACTGCTCGGCACCCGTGTCCACATGCCAGTCGTAGGAGTCACCCACCGGGCCGGCATCCGCTCCACGGCCGATCAGGTCGGGCTGGACGGCCAGCCCGCCGAGGACGGCCGGTACGACGGCATGGCGAAGCAACCCCTCCCCGTGGGCGACGGTGTTCCCCCGGTCGCCGAATGACTGACGCGTGTGTCCGGACTGGTCAGGATCCACCGCACGCGGTGGTCACCATAGACAGAGAACACGTGAACGGAACAGGAAAACTCAGGGCGTCCACGCGCACGCACACCGCTCCCAGCAGACAAGACGGTTCCGGCATACGTAGTTCACGTGCGCACCCCGTGCGATGTCACGACCCCGAGCCGCAGGCGGCGGAGCCGGGAAGCCGGCGGGGACCGATGCCGGGGACACCAGCGCGGCAGGCGAGCACCGCCGCGCCGCCCGCCGAGACCACGACCCCGCTTCACTACCGGCCTCGGGCACGCGCACTCCTATCCACCGCACACGGCTCCCTCGGCATCGGGGTCGACACCGTCCGCAACGGCTTCCGGCTGGAGTGACGGCTGAAGCCGGCTTGCCCGCGCGGACGCCGTCACGATCCGGTCAAGGCCGCTTCACCACCGCTTACCCCACTGCGTCCGGTCTGACAAGATCACCGGAAGGTCCGGGTGACGGTGACGACGGAGGTTCGGGGGAAGCCGGGTGGCGACGTACGGGGGGAGTTCCGGGGTGCGTTCAGGGCGTGCCGTGCTCGTGCTGGCGAGGGCGCGGGCGCATCGCACGTTGGTCGCCGCCGCGCTCGTCACCGTGTTGCTGGCCACGTCGGTGCTGGCGGCGCTGGCCGCGTACTCGAGCGCGATCGGTGACGCGGCCCTGCGCCATTCGCTGGCGGAGCCGCGCAACGCCGCCGACGCCGCGCTGGTCGTCAAGGCCGAGGTCGCGGCCGATCGGCGGCCCGCCGCCGACACCGCCGTTCGCGAGGGAGCGCGCCGTACCTTCGACGGGCTGCCGGTTACCGTGCGGACGCTGGTGCGCTCCGGCCCGTACGCCCTGCCCGCGACCACCCGGGCCGCGGCCACCCGGGCGGGCGACGATCCCGACCTCACGCACTTCGCGGCGCTCGACTCCACGCAGGTGCGGCTCAGCGAGGGGCGCCTGCCCCACGCGGGCACGTCGGACGTCGAGGTGGCGTTGCCCGAGACCGCCGCGCGGCGGCTGCGGTTGGCGCCGGGCGCCCGCCTCACCGTCACCGACCGGCTCGACGGGCCGCCGGTGCGGATCCTCGTCACCGGCGTGTACCGGCCCGCCGAACCCGCCTCCCCGTACTGGCTGCTGGACGAACTGGGCGGCCGGGGCGTGCGGACGTCCGCCTTCACCACCTACGGCCCCCTGCTGACGGCGCCCTCCGTCGTCACCGGCGGCCGGGTGAGCGACGGGCCGTCGGCGTGGCTCGCCACCGCCGACTTCACCCGCCTCACCGCCGGCCGCATCGACGCCCTGCGTGCCTCCGCGCGCACCGGGCCGGCCGCCCTGCTCAAGCTGCCCACCGGGGACGGCAGCAAGGGCGGTACGGCCGGCCGGGCGACCGCGACCACTGCTCTCCCCGCGGTCCTCGACCGGGTCGAGCGTTCGCTGCTCGTCTCCCGCTCCACTCTCCTGATCGTCGCCCTCCAGCTCGCCCTGCTCGCGGCTTGCGCGCTGCTGCTCGTGGCCCGGCTGCTCGCTGCCGAACGCACCGGCGAGACCCGGCTGCTGCGCGCCCGCGGTGCCTCGCGCGCCGCCCTCGCCGGCCTCGCCGCCCGGGAGGCGCTGCTGCTGGCGGGGCCCGCGCTACTGATCGCCCCGCTGCTGGCCGGCCCGCTGGTCCGGCTGCTGGCCGAGCGGGGGGCGCTGGCCCGGCTCGGCCTGGACCTGGAGGTGCCGGCCGGCGGACGGCCCGGGGTGTGGCTGACGGCGGCCGGTGTGGCGCTGGGGTGCGCGCTGGCGGTGACGGTTCCGGCGGTCGCGTCGAGCGGGTTCCGCACCTTGCGCGCCCGTTCGCTGTCCGCTCCGCTGCGGGCCGGGGCGGACCTGGGGCTGGTGGCGGTGGCCGGGGTCGCCTACTGGCGGCTGGACAGCCGCACGTCGGGCGCCGTGAGCGCGGACATGACCGGCGCCTGGGGCATCGACCCGCTGCTGGTCGCCGCGCCCGCCCTCGCGCTGCTGGCGGGCGCGGTCCTGACGCTGCGTCTGCTGCCGACGGCCGCCCGGCTCGTCGAACGCCGCACGACGAGCGGGCGGGGACTGGCCGGAGCGCTGGCCGGCTGGCAGCTCAGCCGCCGTCCGGGGCGCGGCGCCGGTCCCGTGCTTCTGCTCGTGCTGGCCGTCGCGCTCGGCGTACTGGCGATCGGCCAGGGCTCCTCCTGGGAGCGCTCGCAGGGCGACCAGGCCGACTTCGCGGCGGGCGCGCCGGTCCGGGTCCTGGGCAACGGCCCCGCCGAGCTGGGCAGCACACAGGACTACGCGGCCGTGCCCCGTGTGCGCGAGGCCGTCCCGGCCGTGCGGACGACCCTGCCGCTGTCGGGGGACCGCACGGCGACGGTGCTGGCACTGGACACCGCGCACGCGGCGGACACCGTCCTGCTGCGTCCGGACCTGGCGCCGGTCCCGGCGAAGCAGTTGCTGGCGGAGCTGGGTGCGTCCGGTGCGTCGGCGGGCGCGCGCGTGCCCGCGGGGGCGACCCGGCTGACGCTGACGGCGAGTCTGCGCAGTTCGGTGCGGGGCACGAAGAGCGCGGCGACCGTGACCCAGACGCTGGAGGACGATCACGGCGTCCCCTACCCGTTGCCGTCCGGCAGCCTCCCCGCCGACGGCCGCCCGCACCCCCTGTCCGTCGAACTGCCGAGCGGTCATGGACCGTTGACGCTCACCGGGGTACAGCTCATGCTGCCCATGCCGCCCCTCCACGCGGAACAGCACACCTTGACCCTCGACGCCCTGACCGCGGCGACCGCCGCCGGCACGGCCCGGCGGGTACCCCTGCCGGCGTCCTGGACCGCGGCCTCCGACACCTACGGGGAGGGCCCGGCCGACGCCAAGACCTCCCCGGGCCGCCCGCGCGTGCGCGCCGCCGCGCACCCGACCCTGGTGTACGGCACGGGCTACGTCCCGTCCGACCAGTCCTGGCTCACCCCGTCCCTGGCGCTGCGTATGCAGGTGACACAGCCCCGGACCACCGCGGTGGCCGCCCTGGCCACCGACCGTTTCCTCGCGTCCGGCGGGGCCCGCCCCGGTCAGACGATGGACCTCACCTTCGAGGGGCAGAGCGTGCCCGTGCGGATCGTGCGCGCCGTACGGCAGTTGCCGACGGCGCAGGGCGGGGAGGGAGAGGGGGACGGCGGCGCCGTACTCGTCGATCTGCACGCCGTGAACCGGTTCCTCCAGGTGCGTTACGGGGCCGCCCTCGCGCCCACCGAGTGGTGGCTGCGGCCGGACTCGCCCTCGGACAGCGCGGGC
This window encodes:
- a CDS encoding potassium transporter Kup yields the protein MADRQQGTASDDGSASRAPEVRRASAHDSVRLAVVIGALGVVFGDIGTSPIYTLQTVFNPSDPHPVPVTTDHVYGVVSLVFWSVMVIVTVTYVLLAMRADNDGEGGIMALITQLRRWSSQRGRQAAAVLAALGIFGASLFFGDSMITPAISVLSAVEGLKVVEPSLGSAVVPITAVIIIMLFLVQRRGTAAVGRVFGPVMIVWFVAIGACGVAGIADHPDILKALSPTYALGFLFGHWGTAFFALAAIVLAVTGAEALYADMGHFGRRAITRGWMFLVLPACVLSYMGQGALILDDPDNISSPFFLLVPDWGRWPMVVLATAATVIASQAVITGAYSVASQAAQLGYLPRLRIAHTSESTIGQIYVPWINWLLMVSVLTLVFAFRSSAALAYAFGMAVTGTITITTLLFFYVARAKWGTPRWLLAIGAGVLLSVDLLFMAANMTKIVHGAWLPLLIALTAFTVMTTWQRGRELVTAERARQEGPLPEFIDHLRAGRMETLRAPGTAVFLNRGKETAPLAMRANVEHNHVRHEHVVILSIGTEPVPRVPADQRIAIDDLGYADDGIIHVTARFGYMETPDVPATLALLDPAETEGPLQLDQVSYFLSKIELRRGKAPTMAPWRKRLFIATSYISADAAEYFGLPRDRTVIMGSHVEV
- a CDS encoding FtsX-like permease family protein, whose amino-acid sequence is MRSGRAVLVLARARAHRTLVAAALVTVLLATSVLAALAAYSSAIGDAALRHSLAEPRNAADAALVVKAEVAADRRPAADTAVREGARRTFDGLPVTVRTLVRSGPYALPATTRAAATRAGDDPDLTHFAALDSTQVRLSEGRLPHAGTSDVEVALPETAARRLRLAPGARLTVTDRLDGPPVRILVTGVYRPAEPASPYWLLDELGGRGVRTSAFTTYGPLLTAPSVVTGGRVSDGPSAWLATADFTRLTAGRIDALRASARTGPAALLKLPTGDGSKGGTAGRATATTALPAVLDRVERSLLVSRSTLLIVALQLALLAACALLLVARLLAAERTGETRLLRARGASRAALAGLAAREALLLAGPALLIAPLLAGPLVRLLAERGALARLGLDLEVPAGGRPGVWLTAAGVALGCALAVTVPAVASSGFRTLRARSLSAPLRAGADLGLVAVAGVAYWRLDSRTSGAVSADMTGAWGIDPLLVAAPALALLAGAVLTLRLLPTAARLVERRTTSGRGLAGALAGWQLSRRPGRGAGPVLLLVLAVALGVLAIGQGSSWERSQGDQADFAAGAPVRVLGNGPAELGSTQDYAAVPRVREAVPAVRTTLPLSGDRTATVLALDTAHAADTVLLRPDLAPVPAKQLLAELGASGASAGARVPAGATRLTLTASLRSSVRGTKSAATVTQTLEDDHGVPYPLPSGSLPADGRPHPLSVELPSGHGPLTLTGVQLMLPMPPLHAEQHTLTLDALTAATAAGTARRVPLPASWTAASDTYGEGPADAKTSPGRPRVRAAAHPTLVYGTGYVPSDQSWLTPSLALRMQVTQPRTTAVAALATDRFLASGGARPGQTMDLTFEGQSVPVRIVRAVRQLPTAQGGEGEGDGGAVLVDLHAVNRFLQVRYGAALAPTEWWLRPDSPSDSAGIAAALRARPDLDPGQIVVRDEIAAELRDDPFGAAPQAAFTAAAGAAALLAALGFAVSAAGALRERNAEFAILRALGAPRRRLARAVAAEHGVLVALALAVGTGLGVALTRAVLPLIVLTGEATRPVPDLLVEVPPLRVAVLLVAVAAVPVVVVVLLAVRQADPVRVLREGE